Proteins found in one Hevea brasiliensis isolate MT/VB/25A 57/8 chromosome 18, ASM3005281v1, whole genome shotgun sequence genomic segment:
- the LOC110633277 gene encoding uncharacterized protein LOC110633277, with amino-acid sequence MFKIFNRGKETASDFSPQSSPSPSSSMSPSHVTGPPRPINLVYRDRDGKFRMDPEAVATLQLVKEPIGVVSVCGRSRQGKSFILNQLLGKSSGFQVAPTHRPCTKGLWLWSAPIKRTALDGTEYNLLLLDSEGIDAYDQTGTYSTQIFSLAVLLSSMFIYNQMGGIDEAALDRLSLVTEMTKHIRVRASGGKSKASELGQFSPIFVWLLRDFYLDLVEDDRKITPRDYLELALRPVQGSGRDIAAKNEIRDSIRALFPDRECFTLVRPLNNENELQRLDQISLDKLRPEFRSGLDALTRFVFERTRPKQVGATIMTGPILVGITESYLEALNNGAVPTISSSWQSVEEAECRKAHDTATEVYMSTFDHSKPAEEAALREAHDEAVQKSIAAFNASAVGIGSARTKYEGLLHKFFKKKFEEYKKNAFIEADLQCSNAIQSMEKRLRAACHALDANVDNVVKVLDSLLSEYDKSCHGPGKWQKLVTFLQQSLEGPIRDLAKRLNDQIATEKTSLSLRCRSIEDKMEMLNKQLEASEKHRSEYMKRYDEAIREKKKLSDDFMKRMSDLQSSRSSLDERCSSLLKTLESTKQEASDWKRKHDQLLSKQKADEGQINSEIGILRSRTSAAEARLAAAHEHTRSAKEEAEEWKRKYDITVRETKAALEKATIVQERTSKETQLREDALREEFSSRLAKKEEEIKEKNGKIEYAEQCMTTINLELKAAESKIKSYDSEISSLKLEIKEVVEKLESVNARAQSYEREARILEQEKIHLEQKYRSEFERFAEVQERCNHAEKESKRATELADKARADAASAQKEKSELQKLAIERLAQIERAQRHIESLERERTDLADAVDRIRVSEMEALSKVSLLEARVEEREKEIESLLKSNNEQRASTVKGLQDLLDYERKAHSVANKRAEDLSLQLEAARAKLDSLQQELTSVRLNESALDSKLKAASHGKRIRTDDIEMGVGSVQDMGTNDRILRPSKKSRSTTSPLKNTQPEDGGSVFKGDEDNHSQQTDPEDYTKFTVQKLKQELTKHNFGAELLHLRNPNKKDILALYEKYVLQKS; translated from the exons ATGTTCAAAATCTTCAACAGAGGAAAAGAAACTGCCAGCGATTTCTCACCGCAATCATCGCCGTCTCCTTCCTCGTCGATGTCGCCGTCTCATGTGACTGGACCGCCGAGGCCTATCAATTTGGTGTACCGCGACAGGGATGGGAAGTTCCGGATGGATCCGGAAGCAGTTGCCACGCTTCAGCTGGTTAAGGAACCAATCGGTGTCGTTTCGGTTTGTGGTCGCTCTCGTCAGGGCAAAAGCTTCATTTTGAATCAG CTTCTTGGGAAGAGTAGCGGATTTCAGGTAGCACCAACTCATCGACCGTGTACAAAAGGACTTTGGTTGTGGAGTGCACCCATAAAGAGAACAGCTCTTGATGGAACTGAATACAATCTTTTACTATTAGATAGCGAAGGAATAGATGCTTATGATCAAACA GGGACTTACAGCACTCAAATATTCTCCTTAGCTGTTCTCTTATCTAGCATGTTCATTTACAATCAG ATGGGTGGTATAGATGAAGCTGCACTTGATCGTCTCTCTCTTGTCACTGAAATGACAAAACACATTCGAGTGAGAGCTTCAGGAGGAAAGAGTAAAGCTTCTGAACTTGGACAATTCTCCCCTATATTTGTTTGGCTTCTAAGG GATTTCTATCTGGATTTAGTAGAGGATGATAGGAAAATAACACCCCGTGACTATCTAGAGCTTGCCCTAAGGCCTGTTCAAGGTAGTGGAAGAGATATAGCTGCCAAAAATGAG ATTCGAGACTCCATTCGAGCTCTCTTTCCAGATAGAGAATGCTTCACCCTCGTGAGGCCTTTGAACAATGAAAATGAACTCCAACGACTGGATCAAATATCG ttGGACAAATTAAGGCCTGAGTTTAGATCTGGGCTGGATGCACTTACCAGATTTGTTTTTGAGAGAACAAGGCCTAAGCAAGTTGGGGCCACTATAATGACAGGCCCGATTCTTGTTGGTATCACAGAATCTTATTTGGAGGCTCTTAATAATGGTGCAGTGCCCACAATATCCTCTTCGTGGCAG AGTGTTGAAGAAGCTGAGTGTCGAAAAGCACATGACACTGCCACTGAAGTTTATATGTCCACTTTTGACCATTCGAAGCCAGCTGAGGAA GCTGCTCTGAGGGAAGCACATGATGAAGCAGTTCAAAAATCAATCGCTGCATTTAATGCTAGTGCTGTGGGGATTGGTTCGGCAAGGACAAAATATGAAGGACTTCTGCATAAATTCTTCAAAAAGAAATTTGAG GAGTATAAGAAGAATGCATTTATAGAGGCAGACTTGCAATGCTCAAATGCAATACAAAGCATGGAAAAAAGACTCAGAGCAGCTTGTCATGCTTTGGATGCGAATGTGGATAATGTTGTGAAG GTTCTCGACAGCCTTCTATCTGAGTATGATAAATCATGTCATGGCCCAGGGAAATGGCAGAAATTGGTTACTTTCCTACAACAAAG TTTGGAAGGTCCAATCCGTGACCTTGCCAAGAGGCTTAATGATCAAATTGCAACTGAGAAGACTTCCCTCTCATTAAGATGTCGCTCAATTGAGGATAAGATGGAAATGCTTAACAAGCAACTGGAAGCTAGCGAGAAACATAGGTCTGAATACATGAAACGTTATGATGAAGCTATCAGAGAGAAGAAGAAGCTATCTGATGACTTTATGAAGCGCATGTCTGACTTGCAGAGCAGTCGCAGTTCACTAGATGAGAGGTGTTCTAGCTTATTGAAAACACTGGAATCTACTAAGCAAGAAGCCTCAGACTGGAAAAGAAAACATGACCAATTGTTATCAAAGCAGAAAGCTGATGAAGGCCAGATAAATTCAGAAATTGGAATTCTTAGGTCTCGAACCAGCGCTGCAGAGGCAAGGCTGGCTGCTGCTCATGAGCATACCAGGTCAGCTAAAGAAGAGGCAGAAGAGTGGAAACGGAAGTATGACATTACTGTAAGAGAAACAAAAGCTGCTCTTGAGAAGGCAACAATTGTGCAAGAGCGAACGAGCAAAGAAACGCAATTGAGGGAAGATGCTTTGCGAGAGGAATTTTCTAGTCGTTTGGCAAAAAAG GAAGAGGAAATAAAGGAGAAAAATGGGAAGATAGAGTATGCTGAGCAATGTATGACAACTATAAACTTGGAGTTAAAG GCTGCTGAATCAAAAATTAAGAGTTATGATTCCGAAATATCATCCCTGAAGCTTGAAATCAAAGAGGTGGTTGAGAAATTGGAGTCTGTGAATGCTAGGGCACAATCTTATGAAAGAGAAGCTAGGATACTGGAGCAAGAGAAGATCCATTTGGAGCAGAAGTACCGATCTGAGTTTGAGAGGTTTGCAGAAGTCCAGGAAAGGTGTAACCATGCTGAAAAGGAATCTAAGAGGGCTACTGAATTGGCTGATAAAGCACGTGCTGATGCAGCATCTGCTCAAAAGGAAAAGAGTGAGCTTCAGAAATTGGCAATTGAAAGATTAGCCCAAATTGAGAGGGCTCAGAGGCATATTGAAAGTTTGGAAAGAGAGAGAACTGATTTAGCAGATGCAGTTGATAGAATAAGAGTGTCAGAGATGGAGGCTCTTTCGAAAGTTTCACTTCTAGAGGCAAGAGTTGAAGAAAGGGAGAAAGAAATAGAGTCACTGCTGAAATCGAATAATGAGCAGAGGGCTAGTACGGTTAAAGGCCTTCAGGATCTTCTGGATTATGAGCGTAAAGCCCATAGTGTTGCAAACAAAAGGGCAGAAGACCTTTCTCTTCAGTTGGAAGCAGCACGGGCAAAGCTTGATTCACTCCAACAGGAGTTGACATCAGTTCGTTTGAATGAGTCAGCATTGGACAGTAAGCTAAAGGCTGCTTCCCATGGCAAACGCATTAGAACTGATGATATTGAAATGGGTGTAGGATCTGTTCAAGACATGGGTACAAATGACAGGATTTTAAGACCTAGTAAGAAGTCCAGAAGCACAACAAGCCCTTTAAAGAACACACAGCCAGAAGATGGTGGTTCAGTGTTCAAGGGTGATGAGGATAACCACAGTCAACAAACTGATCCGGAAGATTATACCAAATTCACGGTGCAGAAACTTAAGCAAGAACTCACAAAACATAATTTTGGTGCGGAGCTCCTCCATTTGAGGAATCCAAACAAAAAAGACATCCTTGCTTTGTATGAGAAATATGTTCTCCAGAAGTCGTAG
- the LOC110633232 gene encoding NAC transcription factor 29-like — protein MNMPSLILPPGFRFHPTDEELINHYLKKKVSSSSNPELSIIANINIYKFNPWELPGKALFGENEWFFFSPRDRKYPNGARPNRTAASGYWKATGTDKPILTSNGSQCLGVKKALVFYKGRAPNGIKTNWTMHEYRLLNDNHQLHKLRGSMRLDDWVLCRIRWKCNSLIQKEETYESSCGSSLPFSLGCLQGQEAMKSNITLKDYDYDFQAFLNPLESEETDGQAEFQEGSPGNSFSAVDSGFQQAPTVSSLKEALESIKKVLFVGAFEELVPVPPKKRLHVSTSNNAENASIFQVSSPTISPSYPQSFSSGFMF, from the exons ATGAACATGCCCAGTCTTATCCTCCCACCAGGGTTCAGGTTTCATCCTACGGATGAGGAGCTCATCAACCATTATCTGAAAAAGAAAGTCTCTTCTTCTTCTAATCCAGAACTTTCTATAATAGCAAATATCAATATCTACAAGTTCAATCCTTGGGAACTTCCTG GAAAGGCCCTGTTTGGGGAAAATGAGTGGTTTTTCTTCAGTCCAAGAGATAGGAAATATCCAAATGGTGCTCGCCCAAATAGAACAGCTGCATCTGGTTACTGGAAAGCGACAGGAACTGATAAACCAATACTCACCTCCAATGGATCACAATGTCTTGGGGTGAAGAAAGCACTTGTATTCTACAAAGGCCGAGCTCCTAACGGCATAAAAACCAATTGGACGATGCATGAGTACAGGCTTCTTAATGATAATCATCAGCTGCACAAGCTAAGAGGATCAATGAGA TTGGATGATTGGGTTTTATGTCGAATTCGCTGGAAATGCAACAGCTTGATACAAAAAGAGGAAACTTATGAAAGCAGCTGTGGCAGCTCTCTTCCATTTTCTCTAGGGTGCTTACAAGGTCAAGAGGCAATGAAAAGTAACATTACACTTAAAGACTATGACTATGATTTTCAAGCTTTTCTTAATCCTCTAGAAAGTGAAGAGACGGACGGACAAGCTGAATTCCAAGAAGGATCTCCTGGGAACTCATTTTCAGCTGTGGATTCTGGTTTTCAACAAGCGCCAACAGTTTCCTCCCTAAAAGAGGCACTTGAGTCCATCAAGAAGGTGCTCTTTGTCGGAGCATTCGAGGAGCTGGTGCCAGTACCACCAAAAAAGAGGCTGCATGTGTCCACTTCAAATAATGCAGAAAATGCAAGTATTTTTCAAGTCTCTTCTCCTACAATTTCACCATCATATCCGCAGAGCTTCTCATCAGGGTTCATGTTCTAA